The window ATTAGCACCTGTGCACGTACAGTTGCACCAAGTTAGACAGTTGCACCTTTGCACATACAGTTGCACCACGTTAGTCAGTTGCACCTTTGCACCCACACTTGCACCTTTGCACCTGTGCACCCACCTTCGCATCTTTAGAAAGTACGATGAACATACAGGGAGTTCCGGAAGCACCCCATATGGGAGGGGATGATGGTGTGTTACCGCAACCACCACAAGTTTTGGTTGTGAGCCAGAACATGGTGTTGCCTGAGAAATATGACGGAAGGGGAAATTGGAAAGATTTCTTGGCTCATTTCGAGAACATTGCCAATCTTAATGGCTGGAACGAGGACATGCGAGCGCAATTTCTGGCAGCCTCATTACAGGGCCCGGCCCAGAAGATTTACACTGACCTAGCGCAAGCCGCCCGCCGCGATTATGCGACATTACGAGATAGCATAGCCAGTCGGTTTGGAGGGAACCAAAGGAGCAAATTCCATTTGTCAGAATTAAGGGCACGCACAAGACGCCCGAACGAGAGTCTGAAAGACATGGCACAAGCAATGTTCAGATTAGCCAGTCAAGCGTATCCTGAACTTGATGTGGCGGGAAAAGAGAGAATGGCCAAGATACACTTTTGCGATGCACTTGATGATAGTGAGATGAGGATGCGCTTATTTCAAGCAAGGCCAGCGACGCTAAACGATACGGTCGCTGTAGCCTTGGAAGTTGAAGCTTTTAGGAAGGTAGAGGCACAAAGAGGAAGCATCGGTTTAGGCAAGAAGATGGTGCGACAAGTTGAAAAGAGTATTCCCAGCGACGATAAGTTGAGTGCAAGAATTGACCAGCTCGCTGATAACTTCTCCAAGTTACAAGAGCTGGTGATTACAAGCATTCATCAAAATAACAACAGACCACAAACAAACAACGGAGGTGAAAGACAAGGTGATAGGCCTAGTAGGCAAAACATTAAATGTTGGAACTGCGGGGATTTTGGTCACTATGCTACCAAATGTGAGCAACCTAGGCGCAACCAGTCGTCACGTAATGGAGACAACAGGGGCCATCCTAGGGACAACCGTCCTCTGAGACATTTCACAGATAGTGGATCCGACGAGCGGAATGACAGATATGGCGGCGATTATCGCTATCACAGGAGGGACGCAGGGCCTATCAGAAACTTTGAAGACAGGAACAACCAGTCTTACGGATATTATTACCCCGAGAGACGGGGCGAACATGTTAACTTTGATCACGAACCAAGAAACGTACATCAAACAACCGAAAGACGAAGTGTTGTTTATTCCGTAGACCAGGCGGGAAACGAAGACAGGTCGGAGGTGAGGGGTGTCCCCCGATCATAAAACAGCGATTCAACCCCAGTGATGCTAAAAAGACAACGAAAAAGGCTCCAACGTGTTATAAGCTTAGTGACGACGGAGACGCACTTTACGTGTCAGGACGtttgaaaaatctaaatattgacTGTCTCCTTGACAGCGGAGCCTCCGTCTCAGTAATTTCGGCAGACACGTACTACAGGTTGACGAACACATTTAAGCCTGAATTGAGAAAATGCGACACAGTTCTTACAGCAGCTGGAGGAAGCAATATATAGTCTATTTCCGAAGAGAGTGTGGCGGCTACATCAAACAGACCCCTGCTGAGCAGCCACTTAACTTATCAAGTCAGCCATAAATATCTGGGGCATCCCCAGCCTCTCCTTGGAGTTTTAGGTAGCTATGGCCTGTTCTAAACTTTTTGGAATATAGCAATTTGATTGCTTGCATACATTTATGTGTAGATGATAAGTGGATATAAGGCATTCATATGAACATTTTACTCTAAAATTCAGAACAGGGTATTGTTTTGCTTGGAAACAGCGGACCTCACAGTTTACTGGGAATTTCCTGTCTCGGTCAGAGTATTTATAGCATGATTTGAGCTTTCAAAGTGCTTACAATGATGTAGGATGTGTAGCAACATGTAGGTAAACTTAGATTGAATCGGAATGAATTAATGGTACCGACCGGTACAGGCTTCTGGGATCTGAAGATTACTTCATTTTGTTTGAATCATCAAGGTTGACTCACTGGTAAAATCAGAATGGGGTTTAGCCACTTGATAGCATAGTAGGCCACATGTGGTGATAAGCATAACACTGCATTCCAATGCGATAGCTACTGCCTTTGTGGATGGTTTGCCGCCACACTCTCTTCGGAAATAGACTTTAGACATTGTTGGCGAATGCACGATACAGTTAGGAATATTTAATAACCCGACGACAATAGATGTGATTGTAGCACACGTTAGTGTTCCTGCCATACTCGGGATGGATTTCCTCAAGGCTACTGAATGTATTTTGAACATGAAGAAAAACAGTCTGTTGAGTAAGGGACACGAAGTTCTTTGTCacaccaaaagtgaaaaccatTTTTGTCGTCGCATCGTGGTGGAGAAGACAGTAGCGATTCCACCTGGACAAGAAATGATAGTGCCAGGGGGACCAATGTACAAGCGCAACGCAGCAAGATTTAGCATGGTCGAGCCCAGTAAGATCACCCTAGCAAAGCGAGGGTTAGTAATGGGACGTAGCTTCATGGATACAGAGAGCAAAGCCTGTCCACTCAGGATACTAAATATCACTGATGATACCGTGACGCTCAGCAAGGGGACAACCGCTGGCATCCTACACCCAGTAGAACACAGTGTAGAAATTGAAAAGATAACCATGAAACTGAAAGTCCTGATAAAGAGAAACCAGCTGAGCAAGAGGAGCTACCAGAACATCTACATGATTTGTACAAAAGAAGTACAGAAGACCTAGAAGAAGGTGAAACACACAAAGTGAAAGGGTTACTTTTGAAATACCAAAGCATCTTCGCAAAATCGAATGGTGACTTAGGGAGAACGGGATTAATTAAACATGAAATAGACACAGGTGACGCCAGACCTGTTCGTCAGTTACCACGACGTTTTCCTCCCCCCAAGCAAGATGAAATCAAGAGGCAAATTAAAGACATGTTAAAGCAAGACATTATTGAACCCGCAACCAGTCCTTGGGCTTCTCCGATCACTCTGGTGACCAAGAAAGACGGGTCGACAAGATTTTGTCTGGATTATAGACGCGTAAACGAGGTAACAATTAAGGACTCCTATCCCTTAAGTAGAATAGACGATAGTTTAGACTGTTTAAGTGGGTCCAAATGGTTCGCTACTCTAGACTTGGCCAGCGGCTTCTGGCAAGTAGAGATGGGTAGTGAGGGGAGTAAACAACGCAGTACTTTCTGTAGTAGGAGTGGGACTTACAGATTCAAAGTTATGCCTTTCGGGTTATGTAATGCAAGCGGTACCTTCCGGAGATTGATGGAGAAAGTCCTTGTAAATTTACAATGGGAAATATGCTTAGTTTACTTGGATGACATCATCACAAAAGGAAAAACAGTCGTTGAATTAGTAGCGAATCTCGACCAAGTGTTCGACCGTCTCCAAAAAGCTGGACTCAAGTTTAAGCCAAAGAAGTGTCATCTATTCCAAAGAGAAGTTCTATACCTAGGACATGTCGTATCAGAAGCAGGGGTAGCAACAGATCCAGCAAAGATGGTTGAATGTTTTAGGAACGTATACATTTGAAATAGTACATCGCGCAGGGAAAGCTCACTCAAATGCAGACACCTTGTCAAGACTTCCCTGTAACCAATGCGACAAACTCGGATATCCCAAGCAGGACCCCACTTTAGAGATTGATCCAGAAATAAACATGATAAGAGCAACTGACAAATCAGTTAAGACACACCCTATTCTTGCAATCACGAGGCAGTCAAAGAAGAATGGCGAAACACAAGAGAAAGCTAGGAAAACCAGGCCAACGACTAGTTCAAGTCCCATTACGGACGAAGAAGACACACACTGCAATTGGACCCGCGAGAACCTGGCCACCGCGCAAAGAGAAGACCATGCAATCAATTGGATGATAAaagcaaaataaaataaaaatgagAAGCCCGATTGGCAGGAGATTTCCTCAGAGAGCAGAGAAATAAAATTTTACTGGACGCAATGGGATCGCATGCAATTGGAAGACGGAGTGCTTAAACGGAAGTGGCACGATTCAGATTCAGAGAAAACTTGGTGGCAGACACTACTGCCCAAACAACTAAGAGATGAAGCTTTCATGCAGCTGCATGGAGTACGTACGGCAGCTCATCTTGGCGTGAAGAAAACATTAGACAAGTTCAGGAAAAGATTTGCGTGGTATGGAATGACATCAGAAGTGACCAGACGCATCCTTAGTTGCGACATCTGCTCGTCTAGGAAGAGTCCTCCAAAGAAAAGAAGAGCGCCCATGAAGAAATACCGTGTCGGTAACCCTATGGAAAGAATTGCAGCCGATATACTTGGGCCTTTACCGAGAAGTAACCGGGGTAACGAATTTGCTCTAGTGGTAACAGACTATTTCACCCGATGGACAGAATGCTACCCTTTCAGGAACCAGGAGGCAGCGACAGTAGCCAAGAAAATTGCAACAGAATTTCTGTGCCGTTTCGGAGCCGCTTTTCAGTTTCACACGGATCAAGGATCAAATTTTGAGTCGTGACTCAAAATTTGATCCGTGTGAACACCTTATGGCAGAAGTATGCAAACTGTTGGACATAGAAAAGACAAGGTGTACGCCAGGACACCCACAGTCCGACGGAGTGGTGGAACGTTTTAATAAGACGTTGTTGAACATGCTGGCGTCGTACGTGTCAGCAAACCAGAAAGATTGGGATGAACATCTACCATATCTCATGATGGCATATAGATCAAGCAGACATGAATCTACAAGGGAAACTCCGAATGCGCTGATGCTCGGTAGAGAAGTTAGTCTACCAATTGACGTCATGATGGGACTGCCGGAGTCAGAACAGCCTTTGGAAGAGACAGAATATGCTTTGGATTTAAGAGAGAAGATGGAAAGTGCTTTTGAGCATGTAAGACTTCAGCACAGCACTAGATACAGCACAGTCAAGACAAAAGAAGGTATACGACCGTTTGAAAAACGGATCGCCTTACAAGGTTGGAGACGTAGTGTGGCTGTGGAACCCGATCAGGAGGAAAGGATTTTCGCCGAAGCTGCAGCGAAATTGGACAGGACCGTTTATGGTTGTTGGAAAGATCGACGACGCAGTATACAAATTGCAAAAGTCAAAATGTTCCAAAGCTGTGGTGATACACTTTGATCGGCTAAAACCATATAAAGGCACAGAATTTAAGACATGGGAAATAGAGTTGAAGACAAACAACAAGACACACAAAGACAGACATGAAAACAATTACGCAAATGATAATGAGAACGTCGAACGACATGGGGCTAACACTAGTACAGGGACACATGAGAACAAAAGAAAAGAAGGGGTGATGGTGGTCGCTACGCAACCTTTCGCACAAACGCTAACGGCGCCATTGATTCCAGCTAACGTTGAAGAACCTTCTCCCAGAAGTTTCTGGGATATTTTAGGGTTGTAGCTGTCTTTTTTTAGATGCTCTTGTTGAGACTCATCATCGATATATCGTCGTTTCAGGATGGGGTTTCAACACCAATGCACCCTGTGTAGAAGAACTTGTCGTTCGATAGAGGATTTGTCGTATCACTTACGTAGGGACCACCCTTTGCCAGACAACCACCGCAACTATTATGATCGAAGACGAGGACATGACTATAGCCGCTCCCGTAGCCTACGCGGGCAGAGACGCCGGGAAGCTTCCAAACCACATCCCAGAGAATGACCTCAGGAGCGCGAATCGAGGATAGCAGAACGCCGGCAGACACCCGTTGCAGTAAATTCCGTAGTTACATGCATTGTACCTTCCCTTGAAGACGCGAGACAGCCGTCACAGCAGCCGGCCGGAAAGTCCACGATTCACAAATGCATGGAATGCAATACCATCACCACCCGTCGCACTACCCT is drawn from Lineus longissimus chromosome 1, tnLinLong1.2, whole genome shotgun sequence and contains these coding sequences:
- the LOC135483307 gene encoding uncharacterized protein LOC135483307, translated to MAEVCKLLDIEKTRCTPGHPQSDGVVERFNKTLLNMLASYVSANQKDWDEHLPYLMMAYRSSRHESTRETPNALMLGREVSLPIDVMMGLPESEQPLEETEYALDLREKMESAFEHVRLQHSTRYSTVKTKEGIRPFEKRIALQGWRRSVAVEPDQEERIFAEAAAKLDRTVYGCWKDRRRSIQIAKVKMFQSCGDTL